The sequence CGGTCCCGGCTTACGGGGCGAGGTTCGCCGACCTCGACGATCTCCCGCGTGCGCTGCTCCAGGCCCGGCTGAAGCGCGAACTTCGCACCAACACCTACCGGCCCGAGTCGGGCGACCTGGTGGTCTCCCCCGACCGGGCGGCGGCGATCGCCGCGGTGGGCGGCCACTACGCCGCGCTGTTCGGTACCGATCCGGCGCTGGCCGGCCTGCGCGACGCCTACGCCATTCCCGCCGGCGCCATCCGCGATCCGGAGCGCCTCCGCACGCTCCAGGCATTTTTCTTCTGGGCCGCCTGGGCGTGCGTCACCAACCGGCCCGGCAGCGCCGTGAGCTACACGAACAACTGGCCGGCCGAGGCCCTCGTCGGCAACGCGCCGACCGGATCGATCGTGATCTGGTCGGTCGTGAGCTTCGTGCTGCTGCTCGCCGGCGTCGGCGCGCTCGCCTGGTACTACGCGGCCCAGGACCGGCGCACGCTCGACCAGGAGGAGGCGTACCCCGAGCGCGATCCCCTGCTGGCCCTCGATCCCACCCCGTCGATGCGCGCCACCGTGAAGTACTTCTGGACGGCCGCCGCCCTGTTGCTCGTGCAGGTGGCCCTGGGGGCCGTGACCGCCCACTACGGCGTCGAGGGCTCCGGGTTCTACGGCCTGCCCATCGACCGCTGGCTGCCCTACTCGGTGGCCCGCACCTGGCACACGCAGCTTGGCATCTTCTGGATCGCCACGGCGTGGCTGGCCACCGGGCTGTTCATCGCGCCGGCGGTCTCGGGCCACGAGCCGCGGTTCCAGCGGGCGGGCGTGAACGCCCTGTTCGGCTGCCTGCTCGTCATCGTCGTGGGGTCGCTCGCCGGGCAGTGGCTGGGGGTGCAGCAGCGACTGGATCTGGTCGCCAACTTCTGGTTCGGCCACCAGGGCTACGAGTACGTGGATCTCGGCCGCTTCTGGCAGATCTTCCTGCTGGTCGGGCTCTTCCTGTGGCTCGGCCTGGTGCTGCGAGCGCTCCTGCCGGCCCTGCGCGCGCCCGGCGAGAATCGCGGCCTGCTGGGCCTCTTCCTGCTCTCGTCGGCGGCGATCGCGCTGTTCTATGCGGCCGGCCTCATGTGGGGCCGCCAGACGCACCTGGCGATCGCCGAGTACTGGCACTGGTGGGTCGTCCACCTCTGGGTCGAGGGCTTCTTCGAGGTCTTCGCGACCACGGTGATCGCCTTCCTCTTCACGCGCATGGGCCTGCTCGGCTCGGCCCGCGCGACGGTCGCGGTGCTCTTCTCGACCATCGTGTTCCTGGCCGGCGGCATCCTGGGCACGTTCCACCACCTCTACTTCACCGGCACGACGGTGCCGATCATGGCGCTGGGAGCCACGTTCAGCGCCCTGGAGGTCGTGCCCCTCGTGCTCATAGGCTTCGAGGCCTACGAGCACTACAGCCGGCGCACGGCCCGGCCGTGGGTGGAGGCCTACCGCTGGCCGCTCAACTGCTTCATCGCGGTGGCCTTCTGGAACCTGGTCGGCGCGGGCCTCTTCGGCTTCTTCATCAACCCGCCGATCGCGCTGTACTACATGCAGGGCCTCAACACGACGGCGGTCCACGGGCACACGGCGCTCTTCGGCGTCTACGGGATGCTCGGCA comes from Candidatus Tanganyikabacteria bacterium and encodes:
- a CDS encoding nitric-oxide reductase large subunit, which produces MDRKRLWIWLFAVMAFSFLVLGYFGRDVYTQAPPLPARVVTTGGQVLFTGQDIRDGQNAWQSAGGQEVGSVWGHGAYVAPDWSADWLHREATWLLDAWAVPAYGARFADLDDLPRALLQARLKRELRTNTYRPESGDLVVSPDRAAAIAAVGGHYAALFGTDPALAGLRDAYAIPAGAIRDPERLRTLQAFFFWAAWACVTNRPGSAVSYTNNWPAEALVGNAPTGSIVIWSVVSFVLLLAGVGALAWYYAAQDRRTLDQEEAYPERDPLLALDPTPSMRATVKYFWTAAALLLVQVALGAVTAHYGVEGSGFYGLPIDRWLPYSVARTWHTQLGIFWIATAWLATGLFIAPAVSGHEPRFQRAGVNALFGCLLVIVVGSLAGQWLGVQQRLDLVANFWFGHQGYEYVDLGRFWQIFLLVGLFLWLGLVLRALLPALRAPGENRGLLGLFLLSSAAIALFYAAGLMWGRQTHLAIAEYWHWWVVHLWVEGFFEVFATTVIAFLFTRMGLLGSARATVAVLFSTIVFLAGGILGTFHHLYFTGTTVPIMALGATFSALEVVPLVLIGFEAYEHYSRRTARPWVEAYRWPLNCFIAVAFWNLVGAGLFGFFINPPIALYYMQGLNTTAVHGHTALFGVYGMLGIGLTLFCLKGLAARKVWHTRTLAFAFWAINGGLALMVLLSLLPLGLIQTWASVEHGLWYARSAEFLQTPLLDFIRWLRIPGDSLFAAGVAALTWFIVGLRTGWSVSREEEPWIRRALAERRAEGG